One Arthrobacter sp. StoSoilB19 DNA window includes the following coding sequences:
- a CDS encoding carbohydrate ABC transporter permease, giving the protein MSHATTARTTAGADRPEPAVDRRPLARQRRNRVLLQVACILITLFMALPIYLIALAAMSSRQSLQKFPLSFIPDNFSTETMQTFLQSTGILGGLINSVQVGVFTLVLSLLIGVPAGYAVARFAFRGREPYQLFLLFTRALPIVVLSVPLAQLFLQTGLYDSALAVVLLHSALALPTTILITASVFLGVPRDVEEAARIFGCSPVQAFLKVVLPMAIPGIAAASIFTFVMSWNEVLGASILTLNQRTLPAQVLSSLAESPLAYRFAGGFLLVVPALVFIFFMRRYLTNMWGSTIR; this is encoded by the coding sequence ATGAGCCATGCAACGACGGCCAGGACCACTGCCGGTGCCGACCGGCCCGAACCCGCGGTGGACCGCCGGCCCCTGGCCCGGCAGCGCCGCAACCGGGTGCTCCTCCAGGTGGCCTGCATCCTGATCACGCTCTTCATGGCACTGCCCATCTACCTGATCGCCCTGGCCGCGATGTCCAGCCGGCAATCGCTGCAGAAGTTCCCGCTCAGCTTCATCCCGGACAACTTCTCCACCGAGACCATGCAGACCTTCCTGCAGTCCACCGGCATCCTGGGCGGCCTCATCAACTCCGTCCAGGTGGGCGTGTTCACGCTTGTGCTGTCGCTGCTCATCGGCGTTCCGGCAGGATACGCCGTGGCGCGCTTTGCCTTCCGGGGCAGGGAGCCGTACCAGCTCTTCCTGCTGTTCACCCGCGCCCTGCCGATCGTGGTGCTGTCCGTGCCGCTGGCCCAGCTCTTCCTGCAGACGGGGCTGTACGACAGTGCGCTCGCCGTCGTCCTGCTCCACTCGGCGCTGGCCCTGCCCACCACCATCCTGATTACGGCCTCGGTGTTCCTCGGTGTTCCGCGGGACGTGGAGGAAGCGGCGCGGATCTTCGGCTGCAGCCCGGTGCAGGCCTTCCTCAAAGTGGTGCTGCCCATGGCCATACCCGGCATCGCGGCGGCCTCGATCTTCACGTTCGTCATGTCCTGGAACGAGGTCCTGGGCGCGTCGATCCTGACCCTGAACCAGCGCACCCTCCCTGCCCAGGTCCTCAGCTCCCTCGCCGAATCGCCACTTGCCTACCGCTTCGCCGGCGGCTTCCTGCTGGTGGTCCCGGCCCTGGTCTTCATCTTCTTCATGCGCCGCTACCTCACCAACATGTGGGGCTCCACCATCCGCTGA
- a CDS encoding ABC transporter ATP-binding protein — protein sequence MADISIKGLHKTYPGSTELATNNVSLEVAEGEFMVLLGPSGCGKTTLLRMVAGLDFPDQGSISIGGRDVTYLPPQDRNLSMVFQSYAVFPHRNVRTNIAFGLMMKKVPREELERKVKWAADLLQLSPYLDRYPANLSGGQRQRVAVARAIVMDADVLLMDEPLSNLDALLRLDFRAELKKIVQQLGSTTLYVTHDQVEAMSLSDRVAVMKKGQIAQLGHPITVYEEPADRFVGGFIGSPPMNFLDGRITPQGGLEVGGQSIAAPEFLARAAARTGGTAVMVGIRAENISLEQRGAEGSLDAAVEVVEPLGHATLLTVDLGGQTVKVQVPSTARVSAGDTVGLRFEQSALRFFDTETQLGLTA from the coding sequence ATGGCTGACATCTCCATCAAGGGTCTGCACAAGACCTACCCGGGCAGCACCGAGCTGGCCACGAACAACGTCTCCCTCGAGGTTGCCGAGGGCGAGTTCATGGTGCTGCTGGGACCCTCCGGCTGCGGGAAGACCACCCTGCTGCGCATGGTGGCGGGCCTGGACTTCCCGGACCAGGGCAGCATCTCCATCGGCGGGAGGGACGTGACCTACCTGCCCCCGCAGGACCGCAACCTGTCCATGGTCTTCCAGTCCTACGCCGTCTTCCCGCACCGGAACGTCCGCACCAACATCGCGTTTGGGCTGATGATGAAGAAGGTCCCCCGGGAAGAGCTGGAGCGGAAGGTGAAATGGGCGGCGGACCTGCTGCAGCTGAGCCCGTACCTGGACCGCTACCCCGCCAACCTCTCCGGCGGCCAGCGGCAGCGTGTCGCCGTGGCCCGGGCCATTGTCATGGACGCCGATGTGCTGCTGATGGATGAGCCCCTGTCCAACCTGGATGCCCTTCTTCGCCTCGACTTCCGCGCCGAGTTGAAGAAGATCGTCCAGCAGCTCGGTTCCACCACGCTGTACGTCACCCACGACCAGGTGGAGGCGATGAGCCTCTCGGACCGGGTGGCGGTGATGAAGAAGGGCCAGATCGCCCAGCTCGGCCACCCGATCACGGTGTACGAGGAGCCGGCCGACCGCTTTGTGGGCGGTTTCATCGGATCCCCGCCCATGAATTTCCTGGACGGCCGGATCACCCCGCAAGGTGGCCTGGAAGTGGGCGGCCAGAGCATCGCGGCGCCCGAATTCCTGGCCCGGGCAGCGGCCCGTACCGGCGGCACGGCGGTCATGGTGGGCATCCGGGCCGAGAACATTTCGCTGGAGCAGCGGGGCGCGGAGGGTTCCCTGGATGCGGCCGTGGAGGTGGTGGAACCGCTCGGACACGCCACGTTGCTGACCGTGGACCTGGGTGGGCAGACCGTCAAGGTCCAGGTTCCCTCAACAGCGCGGGTTTCGGCGGGGGACACGGTGGGACTGCGTTTCGAGCAAAGCGCCCTCCGCTTTTTCGACACGGAAACCCAGTTGGGGCTGACGGCGTGA
- a CDS encoding phosphoribosylanthranilate isomerase: MFVKVCGLSTPESVREAVDAGADAVGFVLTASPRVVSPSQVASLLSGVPKGVSPIGVFRDEPVADAIAIARAAGLEWIQLHGQRSRADVATVHDAGMKLVRAVTMGAGQDEFDDWGEDLLLIDAAVPGSGESWDYASVADLPVLQGRNWLLAGGLDAANVGQASAAAHAWGVDVSSGVEASRGVKDPAKIRAFVHAAKSAATV, from the coding sequence ATGTTCGTTAAAGTGTGTGGTCTCAGCACGCCCGAATCGGTGCGTGAAGCGGTGGATGCCGGCGCGGACGCCGTGGGGTTCGTCCTCACCGCAAGCCCCCGCGTTGTCTCGCCGTCGCAGGTGGCCTCCCTGCTGTCAGGGGTCCCCAAGGGTGTTTCCCCGATCGGGGTCTTCCGGGATGAGCCCGTGGCGGACGCCATCGCCATTGCCCGGGCCGCAGGCCTGGAATGGATCCAGCTGCACGGCCAGCGGTCGCGTGCGGACGTGGCAACAGTGCACGACGCCGGCATGAAGCTGGTCAGGGCCGTCACCATGGGTGCCGGCCAGGATGAGTTCGACGACTGGGGCGAGGACCTGCTCCTGATTGACGCCGCGGTGCCGGGCTCAGGGGAATCCTGGGACTACGCCTCCGTGGCGGACCTGCCGGTGCTGCAGGGACGGAACTGGCTGCTCGCCGGCGGACTGGACGCTGCCAATGTTGGCCAGGCATCAGCGGCCGCGCATGCCTGGGGAGTGGATGTTTCCTCAGGCGTGGAGGCATCCCGGGGCGTGAAGGACCCTGCCAAGATCCGCGCCTTTGTCCACGCCGCAAAGTCGGCCGCCACGGTGTAG
- a CDS encoding Gfo/Idh/MocA family oxidoreductase, with the protein MRLLIAGAGARGSAYARLAVDTGRAAVVGIAEPRRHLREAIAAELHVPAERVFEDWQAMLRTRLPADGIIIATPDRDHGRPFAAAAAHGYPVLLEKPIAPDPAGCAELARLQQESGIRAAVCHVLRYTPLTTLLRQLLSAGAVGRVISVQHLEPVGFWHFAHSYVRGNWRREAESSPFLLAKCTHDVDWLSFIIGSRPLRVSSFGRLSHFRPEEAPEGASGRCTDCPAEARCPYSALRIYAPGRPADGAPADPGRAYFADVVDPGGTPESLWKALATGPYGRCVYSGGNDVVDHQVVNIDYEDGTTAAFTATAFTAAGPRRTRIFGSHGEISIEAGSISVHDFLTGTTTAYPAPAAAPTVPGEKHEGGDRGLVQAWVAALAGGDWSGVVSGLEESLVSHAVVFAAEEARRRGAVVPVEGFSSRL; encoded by the coding sequence GTGCGCCTCCTCATTGCCGGCGCCGGTGCACGGGGTTCCGCCTATGCCCGGCTTGCCGTGGACACCGGCCGGGCCGCCGTGGTGGGGATCGCGGAGCCGCGACGGCACCTGCGCGAAGCCATCGCGGCGGAGCTCCACGTGCCGGCGGAGCGTGTCTTCGAGGACTGGCAGGCCATGCTCCGCACCCGGCTGCCTGCCGACGGCATCATCATTGCCACCCCGGACCGCGACCACGGAAGGCCGTTTGCGGCCGCCGCAGCCCACGGCTACCCGGTCCTCCTGGAGAAACCCATCGCGCCCGACCCCGCCGGCTGCGCGGAGCTGGCGCGCCTGCAGCAGGAATCGGGAATCAGGGCAGCCGTCTGCCACGTCCTGCGCTACACGCCGCTGACCACCCTGCTGCGGCAACTTCTCTCCGCCGGGGCAGTGGGCCGGGTCATCTCCGTCCAGCACCTGGAACCCGTGGGCTTCTGGCATTTCGCGCACTCCTACGTCCGCGGGAACTGGCGGCGTGAGGCGGAGTCCAGCCCCTTCCTGCTGGCCAAGTGCACGCACGACGTCGACTGGCTCTCCTTCATCATTGGAAGCCGGCCCCTTCGGGTGTCCTCCTTTGGCAGGCTGTCGCATTTCCGTCCGGAGGAAGCGCCGGAAGGCGCGTCAGGGCGCTGCACGGACTGCCCGGCGGAAGCCCGCTGCCCCTATTCGGCCCTGCGCATCTACGCGCCGGGCCGGCCGGCGGACGGTGCCCCTGCGGACCCCGGCAGGGCCTATTTTGCCGACGTGGTGGACCCGGGCGGCACACCGGAATCGCTGTGGAAGGCGTTGGCAACGGGGCCCTACGGGCGGTGCGTCTACTCAGGAGGCAACGACGTGGTGGACCACCAGGTGGTGAACATCGACTACGAGGACGGCACCACCGCCGCCTTCACCGCCACGGCCTTCACCGCCGCAGGCCCGCGCCGCACCAGGATCTTCGGGAGCCACGGAGAAATCTCCATCGAGGCAGGCAGCATCTCGGTCCATGACTTCCTGACCGGGACCACCACCGCCTACCCCGCCCCCGCCGCTGCCCCCACGGTGCCCGGCGAAAAGCATGAAGGCGGCGACCGGGGACTCGTGCAGGCCTGGGTCGCTGCCCTGGCCGGCGGTGACTGGTCCGGAGTGGTGTCGGGGCTGGAGGAGTCATTGGTCAGCCATGCGGTGGTTTTCGCGGCTGAGGAGGCGCGCCGGAGGGGCGCCGTGGTACCGGTGGAAGGGTTCAGTTCACGGCTGTAA
- a CDS encoding sugar ABC transporter permease, with translation MAAPDAPAAARPHVPPAGPKVRAPRRRGSSAALLLIAPSIVFMTLLFGWPMVSGVLQAFGGPEGLTTANFTRMSQDPYFWSSVGNTLLLIVVMIPIQFVLALAMALLIRAKPRGASAYFYIWAIPLAVSDLAAGLVWLTVFTDRGYLNSLLASMGQQPVSWLAYDNYPSMFAAVLIAEVWRATSLVFVIVVAGLQSIPKDYEEAAGVFGASFWNRLWHVTLPLLRPSLQTALILRTILAFQTFAVALALTGQNFPLVVGETYRWYTGLQDPNVASALALVVMFVSMVTAVGYLKLLRDQTEAAR, from the coding sequence ATGGCCGCACCGGACGCGCCGGCGGCAGCCAGGCCGCACGTTCCCCCTGCGGGGCCCAAGGTCCGTGCCCCCAGGAGGAGGGGAAGCTCCGCGGCCCTGCTCCTGATCGCCCCGTCGATCGTGTTCATGACGCTGCTCTTTGGCTGGCCGATGGTCAGCGGCGTCCTGCAGGCATTCGGCGGCCCCGAAGGCTTGACGACGGCCAACTTCACCCGGATGTCCCAAGACCCGTACTTCTGGTCCTCGGTGGGCAACACCCTCCTGCTCATCGTGGTGATGATCCCCATCCAGTTCGTCCTCGCCCTGGCGATGGCCCTGCTGATCCGGGCCAAGCCCCGGGGGGCGTCTGCCTACTTCTACATCTGGGCCATCCCGCTCGCGGTCAGCGACCTCGCCGCCGGCCTGGTGTGGCTGACGGTCTTCACGGACCGCGGCTACCTCAACTCGCTCCTTGCATCCATGGGCCAGCAGCCCGTCTCCTGGCTCGCCTATGACAACTACCCCTCCATGTTCGCGGCGGTGCTCATTGCGGAGGTGTGGCGTGCCACGTCGCTGGTGTTCGTGATTGTCGTGGCCGGCCTGCAGTCCATTCCCAAGGATTACGAGGAAGCTGCCGGGGTATTCGGGGCCAGCTTCTGGAACCGGCTGTGGCACGTGACCCTGCCGCTGCTGCGTCCCAGCCTGCAAACAGCGTTGATCCTGAGGACCATCCTGGCCTTCCAGACATTCGCCGTTGCCCTTGCCCTCACCGGCCAGAACTTTCCGCTGGTGGTGGGCGAGACCTACCGCTGGTACACAGGCCTGCAGGATCCCAACGTGGCATCGGCGCTGGCGCTGGTGGTCATGTTCGTCTCCATGGTCACGGCCGTGGGCTACCTGAAACTCCTGAGGGACCAGACGGAGGCGGCGCGATGA
- a CDS encoding HutD family protein: MQIIRFAELKAEPWRNGGGVTREIARQGAADGGWDWRVSIADVAKAGDFSAFPGMERVLTVIEGELLLLTVDGAEQPLEKYRPFRFDGGAATVAKLPTGDIRDLNVITRTAAFKGYTSIIELSKKRAHPVFEGQLAVLLQGQATVRDSGNEPLELGRYDAVVGSDADSPEVLGRGFLAVVSLDPVTAVN, from the coding sequence ATGCAGATCATCCGCTTCGCTGAACTCAAGGCCGAACCATGGCGCAACGGCGGCGGGGTGACCAGGGAAATCGCCCGCCAGGGCGCGGCCGACGGCGGCTGGGACTGGCGTGTGAGCATCGCAGACGTGGCCAAGGCCGGGGACTTCTCCGCGTTCCCCGGCATGGAGCGGGTCCTGACGGTCATCGAGGGGGAATTGCTGCTGCTCACCGTGGACGGGGCGGAACAGCCCCTGGAGAAGTACCGTCCCTTCAGGTTCGACGGCGGCGCCGCCACCGTGGCCAAACTGCCCACCGGGGACATCCGGGACCTGAACGTCATCACGCGAACGGCCGCCTTCAAGGGCTACACGTCCATCATCGAGCTGTCCAAGAAGCGCGCCCACCCAGTGTTTGAGGGCCAGCTTGCGGTGCTGCTGCAGGGGCAGGCGACGGTCAGGGACAGCGGAAATGAGCCGCTGGAGCTGGGCAGGTACGACGCCGTGGTGGGTTCCGACGCCGACTCGCCCGAGGTCCTGGGCCGCGGCTTCCTGGCCGTGGTGTCGCTCGATCCGGTTACAGCCGTGAACTGA